The sequence below is a genomic window from Methylophilus sp. DW102.
CAATCACAGGGATCGATCAGGCCAATGATCAATGGACGTTGGCACTGAATGAGGAACAACGCACGCTATTTATGGAGGTGATCGAGGAATCACTTCGTCTGCAAAATCGTGCACATTTATTTAACTGGTTGCAGCGTGGTTTTCAATGCTTGCTTGCCCATGAGGTTGTCATTATTGCAGTTCGTGGGATGGAGCGCGCCAGTTATGATTACGAGTACCTGACCTCTAGCCGCTATTTCGGCGATAGCCAGTTTGATCTGGTATTGCACGAGCAGGAAGGTCTGGTGAATCAGGCTTTTACACAATGGGCAAAGCTAGGTACGCCATTGTTTTATACCACTGAGCATGCCTCGCAGGTGCATACGCACTATGCGATAGAGCAAGTGGCCGCCGAGCCTATGCTGTTGTCTGAGCTCAAGCGGTTCGTAGTGCATGGGTTTGGTAATGAACATAGCCGGATTGCCACCATGGTGATGTTTGGTCGTTTGAGTTCTCCGGCGAATGCGCGTAGTGCGCATCTGCTGGAATTGCTAATGCCGCATTTGCACTGTGCGATTGTCAAAGTCACGTCCAATAAGTCTCCTGCCATCATGTCCACCAGTAAGCATGGCAGGGTCAAACCGCTCAGTAAGCGCGAGGTGGAGGTGTTGGAGTGGTTACAGGCAGGCAAGACCAATTGGGAGATTGGCAATATTATGCAGGTCAGCCCGCTCACAATCAAAAATCATGTTCAGAACATCTTGCGTAAGCTGGATGTCGAAAACCGCAGTCAGGCCGCCAGTAAAGCGCTTAAGCTGGGCTTGATTAACCGCAAGCAATAAATCTCTCTTCTCTATTCTTTCTTTTAATACTCTTATTCCATAGTCCGATAGGACTAGTCCTTGTTCAATCGTTGTCATCTGCCTCTCTTAAAATTTTTGGGATGATTTGATCGGCATTTGTAGCATTGGTCGCGACTAGTCTTGATGGACTACTAAGTTATCGCATCCTTGTAATACCCGCCTGTCACCATTCTTGTGTTTTTTTGAATCGCCATTTAGTGGTTTGTTCTTTCAGCTGTTTTAAATAATTTTTAGGAGAGGTTTATGAAATTCCAATACAAAGCATTGGTTGCTGCCTTGGCATTATCCGCAGCAACTATTCCAGCACAAGCTGCGATGACATTTGCAACAAGCGGCAGCTCTAGCATGATTCTCACTTTGCTGGACTTCAACAGCAACATGTCAGCGACATTCGATCTGGGCTACAGCTACGACACTTTTCAAACTATGGTTAATGATGCACACAAAACAGGTGTGTTGTCAGCTGACGGTTTGACTAAGACCATGTCGTTTGATTTGGCCGGTGGTGATTACGCAAATGCCTGGAGTACGTTCTGGGGCACAGCTACTGCTTCAACAACCAAATGGGCTGTTTACGCTGCTGATGGTACTGGTAGTGGTGTTGGTGCACGTGGCATTATTTCTACATACGCATCAGGTGCTAACCTGACTAACTCTAACCAGTTGCAGACTTCGATTACTAACTTCAACGGCTACATGACCAATAATAATGCCTTGGATAATCATAACTCTGTCGACAATGGTGCTAGCGTTGTTTCATCCAACCTTTCCCAAGCTTATGCAGGTCGCGCCGTAGCTTACGGTTCGACAGGTCGTATCAATGGTCAAGGTCATGTTTCCATGAAAGCTTTGGATTCAAGCATGACCGTTGTGCAACAGCTGACTGGTGCAGCTGCTGGTTCACCAGTTGCTTTTAACGTTTTGAGCGGTC
It includes:
- the epsA gene encoding XrtB/PEP-CTERM-associated transcriptional regulator EpsA, whose product is MDTTITGIDQANDQWTLALNEEQRTLFMEVIEESLRLQNRAHLFNWLQRGFQCLLAHEVVIIAVRGMERASYDYEYLTSSRYFGDSQFDLVLHEQEGLVNQAFTQWAKLGTPLFYTTEHASQVHTHYAIEQVAAEPMLLSELKRFVVHGFGNEHSRIATMVMFGRLSSPANARSAHLLELLMPHLHCAIVKVTSNKSPAIMSTSKHGRVKPLSKREVEVLEWLQAGKTNWEIGNIMQVSPLTIKNHVQNILRKLDVENRSQAASKALKLGLINRKQ
- a CDS encoding PEP-CTERM sorting domain-containing protein, whose translation is MKFQYKALVAALALSAATIPAQAAMTFATSGSSSMILTLLDFNSNMSATFDLGYSYDTFQTMVNDAHKTGVLSADGLTKTMSFDLAGGDYANAWSTFWGTATASTTKWAVYAADGTGSGVGARGIISTYASGANLTNSNQLQTSITNFNGYMTNNNALDNHNSVDNGASVVSSNLSQAYAGRAVAYGSTGRINGQGHVSMKALDSSMTVVQQLTGAAAGSPVAFNVLSGPNGNYSFKMTSTGALEFVVPVPEADSYAMLLAGLGVIGLVARRRKA